TGGAGCTAATGGCCGCTATCGTCGCGCTGGAGGCGTTGACCTCACCTTGTGAAGTCACACTCAGCACCGACAGCCAATATGTACGCCAGGGGATTACTCAGTGGATTCATAACTGGAAAAAACGCGGTTGGAAAACCACCGACCGCAAACCGGTGCGTAATGTCGACTTATGGCAACGTCTTGATTTGGCTATCCAAACTCACGTAATTCAATGGGAATGGGTAAAAGGCCATGCGGGACATCCGGAAAACGAGCGTTGTGATGAACTAGCCCGTGAAG
The sequence above is drawn from the Yersinia enterocolitica subsp. enterocolitica genome and encodes:
- the rnhA gene encoding ribonuclease HI gives rise to the protein MTKQVEIFTDGSCLGNPGPGGYGAILRYKQHEKTFSAGYFLTTNNRMELMAAIVALEALTSPCEVTLSTDSQYVRQGITQWIHNWKKRGWKTTDRKPVRNVDLWQRLDLAIQTHVIQWEWVKGHAGHPENERCDELAREGANSPTLEDTGYNPD